In Verrucomicrobiia bacterium, a single genomic region encodes these proteins:
- a CDS encoding DUF4832 domain-containing protein encodes MKIPLLLLFAWVVCSEQNSARAQVLVTNYYTVSTEDFANPERGFYLEEYSHASKPSHVPLNLAGARINGKNSPGNTYNAKISLFLRMFYLDTFVNAPISSNYLESIQTDLDSVRAQGDKAIVRFAYNRDHVRPFHEPAKERILGHIAQLAPLLKKNSDVIAVLQEGFIGAWGEGYYSDNFYSNGLARAQNWIDRADVLKALLKALPAERMIQVRTPQIKQKFFYGPAAATSSPTLDARDAFTGSDASRIGFHNDCYLADSTDKGTFVSLDYGTKNSPQDTANLRNYLAQDTRYVPMGGETCALNSPASDCASAGGIADSDMAISHYSFLNEDYNAVVDDKWVEHGCMEEIKRRLGYRLELVTGIFRAEAQPGQVIPLTLELRNTGFAAPFNPRGIELILRGGDGKKYYAELSRDVDARHWLPGTNYILRARLSLPAAMPKGDYELLLNLPDPAPSLYANPAYAIRLANSNAVSSAGAILGDVWEKESGYHRLHQTLRISGAPAKALSSGGEIPVLGFSSIAGHRE; translated from the coding sequence ATGAAAATTCCCTTATTACTTTTATTTGCGTGGGTCGTTTGTAGCGAACAAAATTCCGCCCGCGCTCAAGTGTTGGTGACTAATTATTACACTGTATCCACTGAGGATTTTGCGAATCCTGAACGCGGTTTTTACCTTGAAGAATACAGCCACGCGAGTAAGCCTTCCCATGTGCCGCTCAATTTGGCGGGCGCGCGCATCAACGGCAAAAACTCTCCCGGCAACACTTATAACGCAAAAATCTCCCTCTTCCTGCGGATGTTTTATCTCGATACTTTTGTCAACGCGCCGATCAGTTCCAATTATCTTGAATCCATTCAGACGGATTTGGATTCCGTTCGCGCGCAGGGAGACAAAGCCATCGTTCGTTTTGCCTATAACCGGGATCACGTGCGCCCGTTTCATGAACCGGCCAAAGAACGCATCCTCGGCCACATCGCGCAACTGGCGCCGTTGTTGAAGAAGAATAGCGACGTGATCGCCGTCTTGCAGGAAGGCTTCATCGGCGCGTGGGGTGAGGGCTACTACAGTGATAATTTTTACTCGAACGGCCTGGCGCGGGCGCAAAACTGGATTGACCGCGCGGACGTTCTCAAAGCGCTGCTCAAGGCTCTTCCCGCGGAGCGGATGATTCAAGTTCGCACGCCGCAGATAAAACAAAAATTTTTCTATGGCCCGGCGGCGGCAACCAGTTCGCCGACGCTCGATGCGCGGGACGCCTTCACCGGCAGCGACGCGTCGCGGATTGGATTTCACAACGATTGCTATCTCGCGGATTCCACGGACAAAGGCACTTTTGTCAGTCTGGATTATGGAACGAAGAATTCACCGCAGGACACCGCCAATCTGAGAAATTACCTCGCGCAGGATACGCGCTACGTGCCGATGGGCGGTGAGACGTGCGCGCTGAATTCACCTGCGTCCGATTGCGCTTCTGCGGGCGGCATCGCGGATTCCGACATGGCAATTTCACACTATTCATTTTTGAACGAGGATTACAATGCCGTCGTAGACGACAAATGGGTGGAACACGGCTGTATGGAAGAAATCAAGCGGCGGCTTGGTTACCGGCTGGAATTGGTCACGGGAATATTTCGCGCGGAAGCGCAGCCGGGGCAGGTGATTCCCCTAACGCTGGAATTGCGAAATACCGGTTTCGCCGCGCCGTTCAATCCACGCGGTATCGAATTGATTTTGCGCGGCGGCGATGGAAAAAAGTATTACGCCGAATTGTCACGTGACGTGGACGCGCGCCACTGGCTGCCGGGAACAAATTATATTTTGCGCGCCCGCCTTTCATTGCCGGCGGCGATGCCCAAGGGCGACTATGAGTTGCTCCTGAATTTGCCCGATCCGGCGCCGTCACTTTATGCCAATCCTGCCTACGCTATTCGCTTGGCGAACTCAAATGCGGTTTCGAGCGCAGGCGCAATCCTCGGTGACGTATGGGAAAAAGAAAGTGGTTATCATCGGTTGCATCAGACATTGAGAATCAGTGGCGCTCCAGCGAAGGCTTTGTCCAGCGGCGGTGAGATTCCCGTGCTTGGATTTTCGTCCATTGCGGGTCACCGCGAATAA
- a CDS encoding DNA translocase FtsK has translation MPAVKYIGYVANLNIKDAFVEYLKQAGVWKERTTLKSPPALPAESKADAVHEDVADNSAPAVPALANDVQEFGGEGAPMVAADGSCPSAELDTPHPPADEKLPDEPAESAELEQQPLMAGVIVSREEFEQEEKREWEKLIAQTVELIREEKRASAVRLKQKFQIGQSRANRLLDDLQARGYIGPAVAGEPRRILNLPAPVSSPVTNPSAVVASGANPAAASSTIPGPAATAGPGTGPAIIVPTHDGRRSLKALFERAPFLFRDEEMLFKKRALDTAASRGLRFRSNPKSNRDLLIAIEQEFGFQDCLAAGIWLPEDRRAKKDRRPNGQFYGAGRIRKLKPDESPGRGEWKDDEGNLWGWCEPILIPYFNERGELLSLRPHKGMGRSGTLVGTSQVYFPRPVGSETQPEFFPKVVITEGEFKAAILWRIMAMGRKEPMGVCALPGISFAKNYECRQVLDDWLMQVHCRHVIVGFDNEEKGDPKLASYKKERDNRFDSIIWARYLATDLARKLHIRAEVCILPNAWRNAQGKADWDGRAAQLNEKSWKKAA, from the coding sequence ATGCCGGCGGTCAAGTATATCGGGTATGTCGCGAACCTGAATATCAAGGATGCGTTTGTTGAGTATTTGAAGCAGGCCGGTGTTTGGAAGGAGCGCACGACTTTGAAGAGTCCCCCCGCGCTGCCAGCGGAGAGCAAGGCGGATGCGGTCCATGAAGACGTTGCGGATAATTCTGCTCCGGCTGTTCCTGCGCTCGCAAATGACGTTCAAGAATTTGGCGGGGAGGGTGCGCCTATGGTTGCTGCAGATGGTTCCTGCCCCTCGGCAGAGTTGGATACGCCGCATCCCCCCGCCGATGAAAAATTGCCGGATGAACCTGCCGAGTCGGCGGAACTTGAGCAGCAACCGCTGATGGCCGGTGTCATTGTTTCTCGTGAGGAATTTGAACAGGAGGAAAAACGCGAGTGGGAAAAGCTGATCGCCCAAACGGTTGAACTGATTCGCGAGGAAAAGCGCGCGAGTGCGGTTCGCCTTAAACAGAAATTCCAGATCGGGCAAAGCCGGGCTAATCGTCTATTAGACGATCTCCAGGCGCGCGGGTATATCGGGCCGGCGGTGGCGGGGGAGCCGCGGCGGATCTTGAATTTGCCTGCTCCTGTTTCTTCTCCCGTAACTAACCCAAGCGCGGTGGTCGCCAGTGGCGCCAATCCGGCCGCCGCGTCTTCAACAATCCCCGGCCCCGCGGCCACGGCTGGGCCGGGAACTGGTCCGGCCATCATCGTGCCCACTCATGACGGACGGCGTTCGCTCAAGGCACTGTTTGAGCGGGCGCCGTTTTTGTTTCGCGACGAGGAAATGCTTTTCAAGAAACGGGCATTGGATACGGCGGCATCGCGCGGGCTGCGGTTCCGGTCGAATCCGAAGTCGAACCGGGATTTGTTGATCGCCATCGAGCAGGAGTTTGGTTTTCAGGATTGCCTGGCGGCGGGGATTTGGCTGCCGGAGGATCGCCGCGCGAAAAAGGACCGGCGGCCCAACGGCCAGTTTTATGGCGCGGGGCGGATTCGGAAATTGAAACCGGATGAATCGCCGGGGCGGGGCGAGTGGAAGGATGATGAGGGCAACTTGTGGGGCTGGTGCGAGCCGATTCTGATTCCGTACTTCAATGAGCGCGGGGAATTGCTTTCGCTGCGGCCGCACAAGGGCATGGGTCGAAGCGGGACGCTGGTGGGGACATCGCAGGTTTACTTTCCGCGGCCGGTGGGCTCGGAAACACAACCGGAATTTTTTCCGAAGGTGGTGATCACGGAGGGGGAATTCAAGGCGGCGATTTTGTGGCGGATTATGGCGATGGGGCGCAAGGAACCGATGGGCGTGTGCGCGCTGCCGGGAATTTCCTTCGCGAAAAATTACGAATGCCGGCAGGTGCTCGACGACTGGTTGATGCAGGTGCATTGCCGGCATGTGATCGTGGGATTCGACAACGAGGAGAAAGGCGATCCGAAATTGGCTTCGTACAAAAAGGAACGGGACAACCGTTTTGATTCGATCATCTGGGCGCGCTATCTGGCGACGGACCTGGCGCGGAAACTTCATATCCGGGCGGAGGTTTGCATCCTCCCGAACGCGTGGCGGAATGCGCAGGGCAAGGCGGATTGGGACGGTCGGGCGGCGCAACTCAACGAAAAATCCTGGAAGAAGGCGGCATGA
- a CDS encoding DUF5009 domain-containing protein yields the protein MSQINPSAASIAELPSNHPASSPARSSAPRLGSIDAYRGFVMLLMMGEVLDFCQVSTNNAGSAFWKFLCHHQSHVEWVGCSLHDLIQPSFSFLVGVALPFSIARRVANGQPQFARTMHAFWRALILILLGVFLRSMGRTQTYWTFEDTLTQIGLGYGFLYLLAERSARVQWLAFAILLFGYWLAFALYPLPGADFDWKMAGVSQDWQSNLAGFAAHWNKNANLAWAFDRWFLNLFPRKHMFANNEGGYCTLSFIPTLATMILGLTAGNIIRSARLPWDKVKWLAIAGVVGLVAGLVFGWLGICPVVKRIWTPSWTLFSGGWCLVLMAGFYALVDLKGWKRWAFPLVVVGMNSIAAYCMAHLLEDFIVGSFTTHLGGNIFKLMGEAFEPLVRGIFVLLVMWLILFWMYRRKIFLRI from the coding sequence ATGTCACAAATCAATCCATCCGCTGCGAGTATTGCTGAATTGCCGAGCAATCATCCGGCATCGAGCCCGGCTCGCAGTTCCGCGCCGCGTCTGGGTTCGATAGATGCGTATCGAGGGTTCGTCATGCTGTTGATGATGGGTGAGGTTTTGGATTTTTGCCAGGTCTCCACGAATAATGCGGGCAGTGCCTTTTGGAAATTTCTTTGCCATCATCAATCGCATGTCGAATGGGTGGGCTGTTCGCTGCATGATCTGATCCAGCCGTCGTTTTCATTTCTGGTGGGAGTCGCCTTGCCGTTTTCTATCGCCCGACGGGTTGCCAATGGTCAGCCGCAATTCGCCCGGACGATGCACGCATTTTGGCGCGCGCTCATCCTCATTCTGCTCGGAGTATTTCTGCGGTCAATGGGGCGGACACAAACCTATTGGACCTTCGAGGATACTTTGACACAGATCGGTCTTGGCTACGGATTTCTCTATTTGCTGGCGGAACGATCCGCCCGCGTGCAATGGCTGGCGTTTGCGATTCTGTTGTTCGGTTACTGGCTGGCCTTTGCGCTTTACCCGCTTCCGGGAGCAGATTTCGACTGGAAGATGGCTGGTGTCTCGCAAGATTGGCAATCCAACCTCGCGGGCTTTGCCGCGCATTGGAACAAGAACGCAAACCTGGCTTGGGCATTTGACCGATGGTTCCTGAATCTGTTTCCGCGCAAGCACATGTTCGCCAATAACGAAGGCGGCTACTGCACACTGAGTTTTATACCGACGCTGGCGACGATGATTCTTGGGCTGACGGCCGGCAATATTATCCGCAGTGCGCGTTTGCCCTGGGACAAAGTAAAATGGCTGGCAATAGCCGGCGTGGTTGGATTGGTGGCCGGTCTTGTTTTTGGCTGGTTGGGAATTTGTCCAGTGGTGAAACGCATCTGGACGCCAAGCTGGACACTTTTTAGCGGAGGCTGGTGTCTGGTTTTGATGGCTGGATTTTACGCGTTGGTGGATCTGAAAGGTTGGAAGCGTTGGGCCTTTCCACTCGTCGTGGTCGGCATGAACTCCATCGCGGCTTATTGCATGGCTCATCTGCTCGAAGACTTTATCGTGGGCAGTTTCACTACGCACCTTGGCGGAAACATCTTCAAGCTAATGGGTGAAGCTTTTGAACCTCTGGTGCGAGGTATTTTTGTGCTGCTGGTTATGTGGCTGATTTTGTTTTGGATGTATCGCCGAAAAATATTTCTCCGGATTTGA